One genomic window of Campylobacter fetus subsp. fetus includes the following:
- the fliG gene encoding flagellar motor switch protein FliG: MTKLNEQQKMIYDDLSMPEKVAILLIQLGEDATTLVFSHMDIDVITEISRYIASAKTIDKTVAAAVLEEFYALMQSNQYMKSGGIEYAKEILFRTFGPEIAQKIMDKLQKSMETTKSFGYLSQVRPQQLADFIVKEHPQTIALIVAHMDATSAAETLVYFPDDLRSEVIIRMANLGDISPSVVKRVSTVLESKLESLTSYKVEVGGPRAVAEVLNRLGQKASKSTIGIIEQSDPSLAVTIKEMMFTFEDINTLDNNAIREILKVVDKKDLMVGLKGSGEELKQKFLANMSQRASEAFVEEMQFLGAVRVKEVEEAQRRVVELVQKLAEEGVFQVGESDEMIE; this comes from the coding sequence ATGACAAAGCTAAATGAACAGCAAAAAATGATATATGATGATCTTAGCATGCCAGAAAAAGTAGCCATACTTCTTATACAATTAGGAGAAGATGCCACCACTCTTGTATTTTCACATATGGATATAGATGTTATAACTGAAATTTCAAGATACATAGCAAGTGCAAAAACTATAGATAAAACAGTTGCGGCGGCGGTATTGGAAGAATTTTACGCACTTATGCAGTCAAATCAATATATGAAAAGCGGCGGTATTGAGTATGCTAAAGAGATATTATTTAGAACATTTGGACCAGAAATTGCTCAAAAAATCATGGATAAACTACAAAAATCCATGGAAACTACAAAATCTTTTGGTTATCTTAGCCAAGTAAGACCTCAGCAACTAGCAGATTTTATAGTAAAAGAACATCCACAAACAATAGCATTGATAGTAGCTCATATGGATGCAACTAGCGCTGCTGAAACTCTTGTGTATTTTCCAGATGATTTAAGAAGCGAAGTTATCATACGTATGGCAAATTTAGGCGACATAAGCCCATCTGTCGTAAAACGCGTATCAACCGTATTAGAAAGCAAACTTGAAAGTCTTACTAGCTACAAAGTTGAAGTCGGAGGTCCAAGAGCAGTCGCCGAAGTGCTCAACCGTCTTGGTCAAAAAGCTAGCAAATCCACTATCGGTATCATTGAACAAAGCGATCCTAGCTTAGCCGTAACCATAAAAGAAATGATGTTTACTTTTGAAGATATTAATACTCTTGATAATAATGCTATAAGAGAGATATTAAAAGTAGTAGATAAAAAAGATCTTATGGTTGGATTAAAAGGTAGCGGCGAAGAGCTAAAACAGAAATTCTTAGCAAATATGAGTCAACGCGCAAGTGAAGCATTCGTAGAAGAGATGCAATTCTTAGGAGCCGTACGCGTAAAAGAGGTAGAAGAAGCACAAAGGCGCGTCGTAGAATTAGTCCAGAAACTAGCCGAAGAAGGAGTATTCCAAGTAGGCGAAAGTGATGAGATGATAGAATGA
- the fliF gene encoding flagellar basal-body MS-ring/collar protein FliF, whose product MDYKTLFHQVGQLYQNLTLKQKIVAASSVVIVVGFLVFLSLYKSSSSGSEYDGYSILFRNLNPADSAQIIAQLEKDGVTYKLANEGTILVPTKSVYKERIAVASLGIMKDGKNGFEIFDKQDFGATDNEQRVKFQRAIQGELSKTIEGLEPIEKATVYIAFPKDSVFTERQVPPTASVVVKIKDGEKLNRKQIDGIKRIVAGSVTNLKAEDVKIVTQDGVAVGDDEIALESELVASQIKYKKEFENTYEQKIIDMIGKFTGGRDKVTAKVSIEFDFSVKDSQSEIYDPNSVIRSEQNIEEKREGKQPKEVGGVPGAVSNIGPVEGLDQNKPDELYTKNVANTNYEISKKIIKVKDQYATIKRVTAAVVVDGKYEREKKEDGSLSDTIAYVPLSEDEINKIKSLVEQTIGYNSTRGDEVTVSNFEFKKAGNLNANTTKIGIFYDSYLKPLTPIIKYLIVLLILFVFYKKVITPFLQKMVENAKDEDFEPQKEESNIEEEAEDTLEKFKAARKRVEDELGIGEDFNEDELKYEVLLEKMKLIVSERSEEISTLLQGMIKNDSDFNSRKEF is encoded by the coding sequence ATGGATTACAAGACTCTATTTCATCAAGTCGGTCAGCTATATCAAAATCTTACGCTAAAACAGAAGATTGTAGCAGCTAGCAGTGTTGTTATAGTGGTTGGATTTTTAGTATTTTTAAGCCTATATAAAAGCAGCAGCTCTGGATCTGAGTATGACGGATACAGCATACTATTTAGAAATTTAAATCCCGCCGACTCAGCTCAAATAATAGCTCAACTAGAAAAAGATGGAGTAACTTATAAATTAGCAAATGAAGGCACTATATTAGTTCCTACTAAAAGCGTTTATAAAGAGAGAATAGCAGTAGCAAGCCTTGGGATAATGAAAGACGGTAAAAACGGTTTTGAGATATTTGATAAACAAGATTTCGGCGCTACTGATAATGAGCAAAGAGTTAAGTTTCAAAGAGCCATTCAAGGAGAACTTTCAAAGACGATAGAAGGTCTTGAACCCATAGAAAAAGCTACTGTTTATATCGCATTTCCTAAAGATAGCGTATTTACGGAAAGACAAGTACCGCCGACTGCTTCAGTAGTAGTAAAGATAAAAGACGGTGAAAAACTAAATAGAAAACAGATAGACGGTATAAAAAGGATAGTAGCTGGATCAGTTACAAATTTAAAAGCCGAAGATGTGAAAATAGTCACTCAAGACGGAGTAGCAGTAGGGGATGACGAAATAGCTTTAGAAAGTGAATTAGTAGCTTCACAAATAAAATATAAAAAAGAATTTGAAAATACATATGAGCAAAAAATTATTGATATGATAGGAAAATTCACAGGCGGAAGAGATAAAGTAACTGCAAAAGTCAGCATAGAGTTTGACTTTTCCGTAAAAGATAGTCAAAGTGAAATTTATGATCCAAACTCCGTAATAAGAAGCGAACAAAATATAGAAGAAAAAAGAGAGGGAAAACAGCCAAAAGAAGTTGGTGGAGTTCCAGGAGCAGTTAGCAATATAGGGCCAGTAGAAGGCTTAGATCAAAATAAACCAGATGAGTTATACACAAAAAACGTAGCTAATACAAACTATGAAATATCTAAAAAAATTATCAAAGTCAAAGATCAATATGCAACAATAAAAAGAGTGACCGCAGCTGTTGTCGTAGATGGAAAGTATGAAAGAGAGAAGAAAGAAGACGGTAGTTTAAGCGATACAATAGCTTATGTGCCTCTAAGCGAAGATGAGATAAATAAGATAAAATCTCTAGTTGAACAAACTATCGGTTACAACTCGACAAGAGGAGATGAAGTCACAGTTAGCAATTTTGAATTTAAAAAAGCCGGAAATTTAAATGCAAATACGACAAAAATAGGAATATTTTATGACTCATACCTAAAACCTCTAACTCCGATAATTAAATATCTTATAGTGCTGCTTATACTATTTGTATTTTATAAAAAAGTCATTACTCCATTCTTGCAAAAAATGGTCGAAAATGCTAAAGATGAAGACTTTGAGCCGCAAAAAGAAGAGAGTAATATAGAAGAAGAAGCCGAAGATACTTTGGAAAAATTCAAAGCCGCAAGAAAAAGAGTTGAAGATGAGCTTGGTATCGGAGAGGATTTCAACGAAGATGAATTAAAATATGAGGTATTGCTAGAAAAAATGAAACTTATAGTATCTGAAAGAAGCGAAGAAATATCAACTCTTCTTCAAGGAATGATAAAAAATGACTCAGACTTCAACTCGCGTAAGGAGTTTTGA
- the hisC gene encoding histidinol-phosphate transaminase has product MKFNSHIENLPIYEAGKPIELVIREFGIDQNDIIKLASNENPLGTSKKVIEKIKNVAQNSSLYPDDSYYELKDGLSNLYKVEPKNVIIGSGSDQIIEFALHAKANEKKGILVSGVTFAMYEIYAKHVGAKIYKTKSKEHNLAEFREIYRTNKNDISVIFLCLPNNPLGECLDADEVFSFIKDVSEDTLVVIDGAYMEFAKFKSSKKEIDPKTLIQTFSNALYLGTFSKAYGLGGMRVGYGIANEEIIKALHRLRAPFNITTLSLAAAIEALKDNDFLKETLENNFKEMKVYEEFAKENSIEFIESYTNFITFIFDQHQNATKICDNLLKQGIILRNLKSYSMNAIRITIGKNEQNRRVLDMLKKEI; this is encoded by the coding sequence ATGAAATTTAATAGCCATATAGAAAATTTACCTATTTATGAAGCCGGAAAACCTATAGAGCTAGTTATTCGTGAATTTGGAATAGATCAAAACGATATTATAAAATTAGCTAGCAATGAAAATCCGCTAGGAACTAGCAAAAAAGTTATAGAAAAGATAAAAAACGTAGCACAAAATAGTAGTTTATATCCAGATGATAGCTACTATGAGCTAAAAGACGGACTATCAAATTTATATAAAGTAGAGCCGAAAAATGTGATAATCGGTAGTGGAAGCGATCAGATAATTGAGTTTGCTCTTCATGCTAAGGCAAATGAAAAAAAGGGTATTTTAGTAAGCGGAGTAACGTTTGCGATGTATGAAATTTATGCTAAACATGTTGGAGCAAAAATTTACAAAACAAAGAGTAAAGAGCATAATTTAGCCGAGTTTAGAGAAATTTACCGTACAAATAAAAATGATATTTCGGTTATATTTTTGTGTCTTCCAAACAATCCTCTTGGGGAGTGTTTGGACGCCGATGAAGTTTTTTCTTTTATAAAAGACGTGAGCGAAGATACTTTGGTAGTTATAGACGGCGCTTATATGGAATTTGCTAAGTTCAAAAGTAGCAAAAAAGAGATAGACCCAAAAACGCTAATCCAGACTTTCTCAAATGCTCTTTATCTAGGAACATTTTCAAAAGCTTACGGACTTGGCGGAATGAGAGTTGGATATGGCATAGCAAATGAAGAAATTATAAAAGCTCTTCATAGATTGCGAGCACCGTTTAATATAACGACGCTTAGTCTTGCGGCAGCGATTGAGGCTTTAAAAGATAATGATTTTCTAAAAGAGACATTGGAAAATAATTTTAAAGAGATGAAAGTTTATGAGGAATTTGCAAAAGAAAACAGTATAGAATTTATAGAAAGCTACACAAATTTCATTACTTTTATATTTGATCAACATCAAAATGCTACTAAAATTTGTGACAACTTATTAAAACAAGGTATAATATTAAGAAATTTAAAAAGTTACTCAATGAATGCGATCAGGATAACAATAGGAAAAAATGAACAAAACAGACGCGTTTTAGATATGCTAAAAAAGGAAATTTAA
- the pheA gene encoding prephenate dehydratase, whose amino-acid sequence MQSIDELRTKIDDIDDQILSLLNNRMRYVQKIGELKQSSKTAIYRPERERAILSRLESTKDNKLSKEAIEAIYLEIFAVSRNLEMPQKVAFLGPIGTYTHQAAESRFGAMSSYTALSSIEAVFRELDNKEAKYGVVPIENNTEGAVGITLDCLRKYENVKIVAEIYMDIHHSFVSMSENLKDIKKIYSHPQGYNQCRRFLDDHNLNEVTFIPTKSTAEAAFLASKEKDSAAICSKIAAHINNVPIVFDTIEDNLANRTRFFVLSDFKNGKSEHNKTSILAKTAHRPGGLVELLSMFKNEGINLTKLESRPIKQKDFQTVFYIDFEGHIDEENIKKVLELAAKNGHDITWLGSYINQEG is encoded by the coding sequence ATGCAAAGTATTGATGAGCTAAGAACTAAAATTGATGATATAGATGATCAAATTTTATCTTTACTAAATAATAGAATGAGATATGTTCAAAAAATAGGCGAGCTAAAACAGAGCAGTAAAACTGCCATATATCGCCCTGAACGCGAGCGGGCGATTCTTTCTCGCCTTGAATCCACTAAAGACAATAAGCTTAGTAAAGAAGCTATAGAGGCCATTTATCTTGAAATTTTTGCCGTAAGCAGAAATCTAGAAATGCCGCAAAAAGTAGCGTTTTTAGGTCCTATCGGCACTTATACTCATCAAGCCGCCGAAAGTAGATTTGGCGCTATGAGCAGCTATACGGCGCTTTCAAGCATAGAAGCCGTATTTAGAGAACTTGATAATAAAGAAGCGAAATACGGAGTCGTGCCTATAGAAAACAACACAGAAGGCGCTGTTGGAATCACTCTTGATTGTCTTAGAAAATATGAAAATGTAAAAATTGTAGCCGAAATTTATATGGATATTCATCATAGCTTTGTTAGCATGAGCGAAAACTTAAAAGATATCAAAAAAATATATTCTCACCCTCAAGGCTACAATCAATGTCGTAGATTTTTAGATGATCACAATCTAAATGAAGTTACTTTTATACCGACAAAATCTACCGCAGAAGCTGCATTTCTAGCATCAAAAGAAAAAGACTCAGCAGCCATCTGTTCAAAGATAGCCGCGCATATAAATAACGTTCCTATAGTATTTGATACGATAGAAGATAATCTTGCAAACAGAACTAGATTTTTTGTATTAAGCGACTTTAAAAACGGTAAAAGTGAACATAATAAAACGAGTATTTTGGCTAAAACAGCGCACAGACCAGGCGGATTAGTTGAACTATTATCTATGTTTAAAAACGAAGGTATAAATTTAACCAAACTTGAAAGTCGTCCTATAAAACAAAAAGATTTTCAAACTGTATTTTATATAGATTTTGAAGGCCACATTGATGAGGAAAATATAAAAAAAGTGCTAGAATTAGCTGCGAAAAACGGTCATGATATAACATGGCTTGGAAGTTATATCAATCAAGAAGGATAA
- a CDS encoding HAD-IIA family hydrolase, translated as MYFIDVQGTLISDTDKSPINGACELIEFLNSKNIPYVVITNNTKAKSLDFLANLRKIGLQIKDGAYLDPFCVLEEILPPCNCAMFGATQFVDTMKNLGYKEDFKEPKAVLIASWDDFKFSDFASINELVLNGAKLIAMHETSIYKKNGRLYPGVGAISAMINYATGISHEAVGKPSKAFYNEALRLLNLQSSKVEFKDITIISDDAKGDLKGAKEIGMKTSLVLSGKVSDQNKSGVKKDILDSVYKDISEVLKAINAKY; from the coding sequence ATGTATTTTATAGATGTGCAAGGAACGCTTATAAGCGACACGGATAAAAGCCCTATTAATGGAGCTTGTGAGCTCATAGAGTTTTTAAATTCAAAAAATATTCCGTATGTTGTCATAACAAACAATACAAAAGCAAAAAGCTTGGATTTTTTAGCAAATTTGCGTAAAATCGGACTGCAAATCAAAGACGGGGCTTACCTTGATCCGTTTTGCGTTTTAGAAGAGATACTTCCGCCTTGTAATTGCGCTATGTTTGGCGCTACTCAGTTTGTAGATACCATGAAAAATCTTGGGTATAAAGAGGATTTTAAAGAGCCAAAAGCGGTTCTTATCGCTAGTTGGGATGATTTTAAATTTAGTGATTTTGCAAGTATAAACGAGCTTGTTTTAAACGGGGCAAAGCTCATCGCTATGCATGAAACTAGCATATACAAAAAAAACGGAAGGCTTTATCCTGGAGTCGGCGCCATATCCGCTATGATAAATTATGCAACAGGAATTAGCCATGAAGCTGTCGGAAAGCCTAGTAAAGCATTTTATAATGAGGCTTTAAGGCTCTTAAATTTGCAAAGCAGTAAAGTCGAATTTAAAGATATAACTATAATAAGCGACGATGCAAAAGGCGACTTAAAAGGAGCTAAAGAGATTGGTATGAAAACATCGCTTGTGCTTAGCGGAAAAGTTAGCGACCAAAATAAAAGCGGCGTAAAAAAAGACATTTTAGATAGCGTTTATAAAGATATAAGCGAAGTTTTAAAGGCGATAAATGCAAAGTATTGA
- the lysA gene encoding diaminopimelate decarboxylase, with translation MDYSLLAKKYGTPLYAYDFDYIQNQYNKLKKEFNARKSLICYALKANSNLSLLKHIADLGAGFDCVSIGEVKKAILAGAQNYKIIYSGVGKSDEEIEEALNLDILMLNLESEEEMKRVESIAKKLNKKARISVRVNPNVDPKTHPYISTGLSKNKFGVGIEKARKMYLYAHKSEFLDPVGIHFHIGSQLTDLKPVIEAANIVSDLLRELKALDIDIKFFDVGGGIGIRYENEKDPDLYGYAQGILAALKGEDITIICEPGRFLVGNAGVFITKVLYEKINDTHSDDKKRFIIVDGAMNDLLRPSLYEAHHEIIALNSGKKELCDVVGPICESGDFLGKNVNLPKQSSGDILVVKSAGAYGFCMSSNYNSRLRTAEVAVCGGKDRLIRQRESFEDLVKNEKEFI, from the coding sequence ATGGATTACAGCTTGCTAGCTAAAAAATACGGAACACCTCTTTATGCCTATGATTTTGATTATATACAAAATCAATATAATAAATTAAAAAAAGAATTTAACGCAAGAAAATCACTTATATGCTACGCTCTAAAAGCAAACTCAAATTTAAGCTTACTAAAGCATATAGCAGATCTTGGAGCAGGATTTGACTGCGTAAGCATAGGAGAGGTAAAAAAAGCGATTTTAGCAGGTGCGCAAAATTATAAAATCATATATAGTGGCGTAGGAAAAAGCGATGAAGAGATAGAAGAAGCTTTAAATTTAGATATTTTAATGCTAAATTTAGAAAGCGAAGAAGAGATGAAGAGAGTCGAAAGTATCGCAAAAAAACTTAATAAAAAAGCCAGAATTTCAGTACGAGTAAATCCCAATGTAGATCCAAAAACTCATCCATACATATCAACTGGGCTTAGTAAAAATAAATTTGGAGTCGGGATAGAAAAAGCCCGTAAAATGTATCTTTACGCCCATAAAAGTGAATTTTTAGATCCGGTTGGAATACACTTTCACATAGGAAGTCAGCTAACAGATCTAAAACCTGTTATAGAAGCTGCAAATATAGTAAGCGACCTTTTAAGAGAACTTAAAGCTCTTGATATCGATATCAAATTTTTTGATGTAGGCGGAGGAATAGGAATAAGATATGAAAACGAAAAAGATCCTGATCTATACGGCTATGCTCAAGGAATTCTAGCAGCGCTTAAAGGTGAAGATATAACCATAATATGCGAACCGGGAAGATTTTTAGTCGGAAACGCCGGAGTTTTTATAACAAAAGTTTTATATGAAAAGATAAATGATACTCACAGCGATGATAAAAAAAGATTTATCATAGTAGATGGAGCTATGAATGATCTATTGCGCCCTAGTTTATATGAAGCTCATCATGAAATTATCGCTTTAAATAGCGGAAAAAAAGAGCTTTGCGACGTGGTGGGTCCGATATGCGAAAGCGGCGACTTTTTAGGTAAAAACGTAAATTTACCAAAGCAGTCAAGCGGAGATATTTTGGTAGTAAAATCAGCCGGCGCATATGGATTTTGTATGTCTAGCAACTATAATTCGAGATTAAGAACTGCTGAAGTCGCCGTTTGTGGCGGTAAAGATAGACTTATTCGTCAAAGAGAGAGTTTTGAAGATTTAGTTAAAAACGAGAAAGAGTTTATATAA